A DNA window from Tenuifilaceae bacterium CYCD contains the following coding sequences:
- a CDS encoding sulfatase encodes MSFSQVDLGILDLLRIYGVGLFYDTIAFTYFMIFYVLTSMFISTRFFNSSKNKWIANILIFITIYIFLFNSISEYFFWEEFGVRYNFIAVDYLIYTTEVVGNIRESYPLPLLLSSIFVIDLVIMYFLNRKKIIDTVLSGTEKLKQRLVTGLILLMLPVLSFIIVDYSWAEKTDNRYNGELSKNGVYSIFAAFINNELDYNTFYITKPAEESLTQLRTLIKTENSEFVSDDINNITRKITSPGEEKRYNVILVTVESLSAEFFEFQGSKRGPNVTPRMDSLVRNAMLFTNLYATGTRTIWGLEAVAISQPPKPGQSIIKRPNSDNMFTLGQLFKVRGYELKYIYGGNGYFDNMNFFFETNGYQIIDKKYFQKDEINFENAWGVCDEDLFSKTLKEADKSFAEGKPFLNVVMTTSNHRPFTYPNGRIDIPSPSNRVGAVKYTDYAIGDFIQKAEKKPWFKNTLIVIVADHCAGSAGQTELPVLEYQIPLIIYNPNIITPQRIDKQSSQIDVGPTLLGIMNWNYNSKFFGKDILKMTPEEERTFIANYQKLGYIKGDKIVIMSPLQQVRYYQFDRITGEMKEIGEDANLLNEAVSYYHSSSYLYKNKLDRWDEELN; translated from the coding sequence ATGTCGTTTAGCCAAGTAGATTTAGGAATACTTGATTTGCTAAGAATATATGGAGTAGGTCTCTTCTACGATACCATTGCTTTTACCTACTTTATGATTTTCTACGTCCTAACCTCAATGTTTATTTCCACCCGATTCTTCAACTCATCAAAAAACAAGTGGATTGCCAATATTCTTATATTTATTACAATTTACATCTTCCTTTTCAATAGTATCTCGGAATATTTCTTCTGGGAAGAATTTGGTGTTCGTTACAATTTCATAGCGGTTGATTACCTAATTTATACCACAGAGGTTGTAGGTAATATACGCGAATCGTACCCTCTACCCCTTCTTCTAAGTTCAATTTTTGTAATCGACTTGGTCATAATGTACTTCCTTAACAGGAAAAAAATCATTGATACTGTTTTGAGTGGTACCGAAAAGCTTAAGCAAAGATTAGTTACTGGTTTAATACTTCTAATGTTACCAGTGCTTTCATTTATTATTGTTGATTATTCTTGGGCTGAAAAAACCGATAATCGCTACAACGGAGAATTATCAAAAAATGGTGTTTACTCAATTTTTGCTGCCTTCATAAATAACGAACTCGATTATAATACCTTTTATATAACTAAACCTGCCGAAGAAAGTTTGACGCAACTACGCACCCTAATTAAAACTGAAAATAGCGAGTTTGTTAGTGATGACATAAACAATATAACCCGAAAGATTACTAGCCCAGGCGAAGAAAAACGTTACAATGTAATTCTTGTTACTGTTGAAAGTTTAAGTGCTGAATTCTTTGAATTTCAAGGAAGCAAAAGAGGTCCTAATGTAACACCAAGAATGGACTCATTAGTCCGCAATGCAATGCTTTTCACCAACCTTTACGCTACTGGAACTCGAACAATTTGGGGGCTTGAGGCTGTTGCCATATCACAACCTCCGAAACCAGGACAAAGTATCATTAAACGTCCAAATAGCGATAATATGTTCACGCTTGGTCAACTTTTCAAGGTTCGTGGTTATGAATTAAAGTATATATATGGTGGAAATGGTTATTTCGACAATATGAATTTCTTTTTTGAAACCAATGGATATCAAATTATCGACAAAAAGTATTTCCAAAAAGATGAAATAAACTTTGAAAATGCGTGGGGTGTTTGCGATGAGGATTTGTTTAGCAAAACTCTTAAGGAAGCTGACAAATCGTTTGCCGAAGGAAAGCCTTTCCTAAATGTGGTAATGACAACATCAAACCATAGACCTTTCACATACCCTAACGGACGTATTGATATTCCATCTCCCTCAAATCGTGTTGGTGCTGTAAAATATACCGATTACGCTATTGGCGATTTTATTCAAAAAGCTGAAAAGAAACCTTGGTTCAAAAATACCCTAATTGTGATAGTTGCCGACCATTGCGCAGGCAGTGCAGGTCAAACAGAGCTTCCTGTGCTTGAATATCAAATTCCACTTATCATTTACAATCCAAATATAATTACCCCTCAGCGTATCGACAAACAGTCCAGCCAAATAGATGTAGGGCCAACACTTTTAGGAATAATGAACTGGAACTACAATAGCAAATTCTTTGGTAAGGATATTTTAAAGATGACCCCTGAAGAAGAAAGAACCTTTATTGCAAACTACCAAAAATTAGGTTACATAAAGGGAGATAAAATTGTTATCATGAGTCCTCTTCAACAAGTTCGCTACTATCAATTCGACCGTATTACTGGAGAGATGAAAGAGATTGGTGAGGATGCTAATTTACTCAATGAGGCAGTTAGCTACTACCATTCATCGAGTTACCTATACAAAAACAAATTGGATAGATGGGACGAAGAATTGAATTAA